In a single window of the Gemmatimonadota bacterium genome:
- a CDS encoding NAD(P)/FAD-dependent oxidoreductase, with product MKEEEAKDITIIGGGPTGLFAAFYAGLRGVSARIIDSLPELGGQLAALYPEKYIYDVGGFPQILARDLARSLIEQGLQFGAEVRLEEQVQELIQENGRFIITTDRGRFPTRAVLIAGGKGAFAPRTLDCPGYEKLLGRGVAYHVKDPSEYEGQRVLIVGGGDSAVDWALNLKQRTRRLILIHRREGFRAHAHSMRQIRNAVAAGEMALLTYKEVREIRGNERVSGATIIDNRTGEETSFELDAVLALIGFKPELGPIAQWGLELERNSIKVSQSMETNIPGLYAAGDIVTYEGKLELIATGFSEAAMAVNHAVHRMDPKARYNPGHSTNLKIFQEREAAAEQGATQ from the coding sequence GTGAAGGAAGAGGAAGCCAAGGACATCACGATCATCGGCGGAGGGCCAACGGGTCTGTTTGCCGCCTTCTACGCCGGGCTGCGTGGCGTGAGCGCCCGAATCATCGACTCGCTCCCGGAGCTGGGCGGCCAGCTCGCGGCGCTCTATCCGGAAAAGTACATCTACGACGTGGGTGGATTCCCGCAGATCCTGGCGCGCGACCTGGCCAGAAGCCTGATCGAGCAGGGACTCCAGTTCGGCGCCGAGGTCCGCCTCGAGGAACAGGTGCAGGAGCTGATTCAGGAGAACGGCCGGTTCATCATCACCACCGACCGGGGGCGCTTCCCTACCCGCGCCGTGTTGATTGCAGGGGGGAAGGGCGCGTTCGCGCCGCGCACGCTGGACTGCCCCGGCTACGAGAAGCTGCTGGGACGAGGCGTCGCCTACCACGTGAAGGATCCCTCCGAGTATGAGGGCCAGCGGGTCCTCATCGTGGGAGGCGGCGACTCCGCCGTGGATTGGGCGCTCAACCTGAAGCAGCGAACCCGTCGGCTCATCCTGATCCATCGACGGGAAGGCTTCCGCGCGCACGCCCATTCCATGCGTCAGATACGGAACGCCGTCGCGGCGGGCGAAATGGCGCTGCTCACCTACAAGGAGGTGCGCGAGATCCGCGGCAACGAGCGCGTCAGCGGCGCGACCATCATCGACAACCGCACCGGCGAGGAGACATCCTTCGAGCTGGATGCTGTGCTGGCGCTGATCGGGTTCAAGCCGGAACTCGGTCCTATCGCGCAGTGGGGACTCGAGCTGGAGAGGAACTCGATCAAGGTCAGCCAGTCCATGGAGACGAACATCCCCGGACTCTACGCGGCAGGAGACATTGTCACCTACGAGGGAAAGCTCGAGCTCATTGCCACGGGCTTCAGCGAGGCGGCCATGGCGGTGAACCATGCCGTCCATCGCATGGACCCCAAGGCGCGTTACAACCCGGGGCACTCGACGAACCTGAAGATCTTTCAGGAACGGGAGGCGGCTGCCGAGCAGGGCGCCACGCAATGA
- a CDS encoding CDP-alcohol phosphatidyltransferase family protein, which yields MARSRYWNSANAVSALRLPLALAFLAAETPVLRVLILAAAAASDYLDGWIARRFGQRTRAGEILDPLADKVFVLVALASFARSGVLQIWELLVLLARDLFAAAASISVLLGRLPVRLRARWGGKIVTGLQILAVLVLMARPQWIEAVVLVTGVAGLYAIGDYIRAGLLALRARSRAR from the coding sequence ATGGCTAGATCGCGCTACTGGAATTCGGCCAACGCCGTATCCGCGCTCCGGCTGCCCCTCGCCCTGGCGTTCCTGGCAGCCGAAACCCCAGTGCTGCGCGTCCTGATCCTGGCGGCGGCGGCCGCATCCGACTACCTGGACGGCTGGATCGCCCGCCGCTTCGGCCAGCGCACGCGCGCCGGCGAGATCCTGGATCCGCTGGCGGACAAGGTGTTTGTGCTGGTCGCACTGGCCAGCTTCGCCCGCAGCGGAGTGCTGCAGATCTGGGAGCTCCTGGTGCTTCTGGCCCGCGACCTGTTCGCCGCCGCCGCGTCCATCAGTGTCCTGCTCGGCCGGCTGCCCGTCCGGCTGCGCGCCCGCTGGGGCGGCAAGATCGTGACCGGCTTGCAGATCCTGGCGGTTCTGGTACTCATGGCGCGGCCGCAGTGGATCGAGGCCGTCGTGCTGGTCACAGGGGTTGCCGGCCTCTACGCGATCGGCGACTACATCCGCGCCGGGCTCCTCGCCTTGCGTGCCCGCAGCCGCGCACGCTAG
- a CDS encoding AI-2E family transporter, with protein MARIPALREVPFLQAAIVLIVLGAFLYDLRLVLSPFTLYLLLLVLLSPYAGTRFFVLILSAATLLFLLWLLRTTGFLLAPFILAGVLAYILNPAVEMLSRRKIGRSWAILLWALPVVAGLAVVLAAGLPALAEQIEALILQLPGALERAVAWVQTLRARILALNLPFIREEVVLQWFEELDPERISAFLQARQEEIVRRSWRAILGLGRGIGTVLTVLGYVVLTPVLSFYLLRDYDRILERLKLLMPDRQREAWLAFLAEYDLLLSRYLRGQVVAAAAVGVLTGLGLWVLGFPYPAVVGTVAGVFNLVPYLGLVASLVPAVIIALLSGSILLSLGKVALVFVLVQLLDSTVLGPRIVGGSVGLHPVWVILALAVGGSFFGFVGLLLAMPVALLLKLFVRLGLERYQSSGAYLPRSTGHG; from the coding sequence ATGGCGCGGATCCCGGCATTGCGAGAGGTGCCCTTCCTGCAGGCAGCCATTGTGCTGATCGTGCTGGGGGCGTTCCTCTACGACCTGCGCCTGGTGCTCTCGCCCTTCACGCTGTACCTGCTGCTGCTGGTCCTGCTCTCGCCGTACGCGGGGACCCGCTTCTTCGTCCTCATCCTCTCCGCCGCCACACTGCTCTTCCTGCTCTGGCTGCTGCGCACGACCGGATTCCTGCTCGCCCCCTTCATCCTGGCCGGAGTCCTGGCCTACATCCTGAACCCCGCCGTCGAAATGCTCAGCCGCCGCAAGATTGGCCGCTCCTGGGCCATCCTGCTGTGGGCGCTGCCCGTCGTGGCCGGGCTGGCCGTCGTGCTGGCGGCCGGCTTGCCCGCACTGGCGGAGCAAATCGAGGCGCTGATCCTGCAACTTCCTGGCGCGCTCGAGCGCGCGGTGGCCTGGGTGCAGACACTGAGGGCCAGGATCCTGGCGCTGAACCTGCCCTTCATCCGGGAAGAAGTGGTGCTGCAGTGGTTCGAGGAGCTGGATCCGGAGCGGATCTCGGCGTTCCTGCAGGCGCGTCAGGAAGAGATCGTGCGGCGCAGTTGGCGCGCCATCCTCGGCTTGGGGCGCGGCATCGGCACCGTGCTCACGGTTCTGGGGTACGTCGTGCTCACGCCCGTTCTCAGCTTCTACCTCCTGCGCGACTATGACCGCATCCTCGAGCGGCTGAAGCTGCTGATGCCGGACAGGCAACGCGAGGCGTGGCTCGCGTTCCTGGCGGAATACGACCTGCTGCTCTCGCGCTACCTGCGCGGGCAGGTGGTGGCGGCGGCCGCCGTGGGCGTGCTAACGGGCCTGGGACTCTGGGTGCTGGGCTTTCCCTATCCTGCCGTGGTCGGCACGGTCGCCGGCGTGTTCAACCTCGTGCCCTACCTCGGCCTGGTAGCCAGCCTGGTGCCCGCCGTAATCATTGCGCTGCTCAGCGGCAGCATCCTGCTCTCGCTGGGCAAGGTAGCGCTGGTTTTCGTGCTGGTGCAGCTCCTTGACTCGACGGTATTGGGACCGCGCATCGTGGGTGGCTCCGTCGGGCTGCACCCCGTGTGGGTCATCCTCGCCCTGGCCGTCGGCGGCTCCTTCTTCGGCTTTGTCGGACTCCTGCTGGCCATGCCCGTCGCGCTGCTGCTCAAGCTGTTCGTCCGGCTGGGACTCGAGCGTTACCAGAGCTCCGGCGCCTACCTCCCGCGAAGCACGGGCCATGGCTAG
- a CDS encoding NUDIX hydrolase, whose translation MSERPPSRGKRGALPGRRARNRTRIETSAGGVVYRRAERAFEFLLIRDPYQNWGLPKGHVEQDETPVQAALREVAEETGLTDLEPVAEIAKIDWYFHQEGQLVHKFCHFFLMESRSGEARPQVEEGISECVWLPLDQAMETVTYENAREVLRAAGQRLG comes from the coding sequence GTGAGCGAGCGCCCGCCTAGCAGGGGCAAGCGCGGCGCGCTGCCGGGCCGCCGCGCCAGGAATCGGACCCGGATCGAGACCAGCGCCGGCGGCGTTGTCTACCGGCGCGCGGAGCGCGCCTTCGAGTTCCTCTTGATCCGTGATCCCTATCAGAACTGGGGACTGCCCAAGGGCCATGTCGAGCAGGACGAGACGCCCGTGCAGGCGGCGCTGCGCGAGGTGGCGGAGGAAACGGGGCTGACCGACCTCGAGCCGGTGGCCGAGATCGCGAAGATCGACTGGTACTTCCACCAGGAGGGGCAGCTCGTGCACAAGTTCTGCCACTTCTTCCTCATGGAGTCCCGCAGCGGCGAGGCCAGGCCGCAGGTCGAAGAAGGGATTTCCGAGTGCGTCTGGCTGCCGCTGGACCAGGCGATGGAAACCGTGACGTACGAAAACGCACGCGAGGTGCTGCGCGCGGCCGGACAGCGCCTGGGCTGA
- a CDS encoding aspartate-semialdehyde dehydrogenase: MKVAILGATGAVGRTMLQVLEERGFPAEEIVPLASPSSRGALLPWRGRQWAVEAPAPGVFHGCALALFSAGAARSREWAPRAVDEGAAVVDNTSAWRMHPEVPLVVPEVNAARIAERPRGIVANPNCVVIQLVIALEALRRAAGLRRVVASTYQSVSGAGQTGIRALRAELAGLPATETPFAAPIAGNVIPAIGAPAAGGWTEEEEKIRNESRKILDLPELAVSATCVRVPVEVGHAVAVTAETEQALSVAAARAALATAAGVDLLPEGQHALPRDVAGTDAVRVTRLRADPDLPRVLHFWVVADNLRKGAATNAVQIGEWILRERAPA, encoded by the coding sequence ATGAAGGTGGCGATCCTGGGCGCCACCGGCGCGGTGGGCCGCACCATGCTGCAGGTGCTGGAGGAGCGGGGGTTCCCGGCCGAGGAGATCGTGCCTCTCGCCTCGCCTAGCTCCCGCGGCGCCCTGCTGCCGTGGCGCGGCAGGCAGTGGGCGGTCGAGGCGCCCGCGCCCGGTGTGTTTCACGGCTGCGCGCTGGCGCTCTTTTCCGCGGGCGCAGCGCGCTCCCGCGAGTGGGCACCCCGCGCCGTGGACGAGGGCGCGGCAGTGGTGGACAACACGAGCGCCTGGCGCATGCATCCGGAAGTGCCGCTCGTCGTGCCGGAGGTGAACGCGGCCCGCATTGCGGAGCGGCCCCGCGGCATTGTGGCGAACCCCAACTGCGTGGTCATCCAGCTCGTGATCGCGCTCGAGGCGTTGCGCCGGGCCGCCGGGCTCAGGCGAGTGGTGGCCAGCACCTACCAATCGGTGTCCGGCGCGGGGCAGACGGGCATTCGCGCGCTTCGCGCCGAGCTGGCCGGCCTGCCGGCCACGGAAACGCCCTTTGCCGCGCCGATTGCCGGCAACGTGATTCCTGCTATTGGCGCGCCGGCCGCAGGTGGGTGGACGGAGGAGGAGGAGAAGATCCGGAACGAGAGCCGTAAGATCCTCGACCTGCCGGAACTGGCCGTCTCGGCGACGTGCGTCCGCGTGCCGGTGGAAGTCGGGCACGCCGTGGCTGTGACGGCGGAGACAGAGCAGGCGCTTTCGGTCGCGGCCGCGCGGGCGGCGCTCGCGACCGCCGCCGGCGTGGACCTGCTGCCCGAAGGCCAGCACGCCCTGCCCCGCGACGTGGCCGGCACGGACGCCGTGCGCGTCACCCGCCTGCGCGCCGACCCCGACCTCCCCCGCGTCCTGCACTTCTGGGTCGTCGCGGACAACTTGCGCAAGGGGGCCGCGACGAACGCCGTCCAAATCGGGGAGTGGATCCTGCGTGAGCGAGCGCCCGCCTAG
- a CDS encoding aspartate kinase, with protein MALIVQKFGGTSVRSPERIREVAERIARERQAGHRLVVVVSAMGHTTDRLLELAHAVSPAPRRRHARELDMLLTAGERISMALLAMALRERGIEAVSLTGSQAAIITDSRHTGARIEEVRAGRVRDELARERVVIVAGFQGVSRNREVTTLGRGGSDITAVALAAALGAERCDIYTDVDGVYTGDPRRVPRARRIECLDYQEMLELAQSGAQVLHPRAVEIGARFEVPIRVLSSFAGGDAGGTLITRVMRNMEELFLSGLASESDHAQLVLRGVPAGMPPMAELLERLAGAEVSVDMLAQADRPDGRRQVQLSVRDAVLPEARSICEAFLAEVGGEGLEVRPGLARIALVGSGMTGRPGVYARAYRALRDAGIEVHGLSASAISIALLVDARHEDAALRVLHQAFRLAPATP; from the coding sequence ATGGCGCTGATCGTTCAGAAGTTCGGCGGCACCTCGGTGCGCTCGCCGGAGCGGATCCGCGAGGTGGCCGAGCGCATCGCGCGCGAGCGCCAGGCCGGGCACCGTCTGGTGGTCGTGGTCTCGGCTATGGGCCACACCACGGACCGGTTGCTCGAGCTGGCCCATGCGGTCTCGCCCGCGCCGCGGCGCCGCCACGCCCGCGAGCTGGACATGCTGCTGACGGCAGGCGAGCGCATCAGCATGGCGCTCCTGGCCATGGCGCTGCGCGAGCGCGGCATCGAGGCGGTCAGCCTGACGGGCTCGCAGGCGGCGATCATCACCGACAGCCGACACACGGGTGCGCGCATCGAGGAGGTGCGTGCGGGCCGCGTGCGCGACGAGCTGGCCCGGGAACGCGTGGTCATTGTGGCGGGGTTCCAGGGGGTGAGCCGGAACCGCGAGGTCACCACGCTGGGTCGGGGCGGATCCGATATCACGGCCGTAGCCCTGGCGGCCGCGCTCGGGGCAGAGCGCTGCGATATTTACACCGACGTGGATGGCGTGTACACAGGGGATCCACGCCGCGTGCCGCGGGCACGACGCATCGAGTGCCTGGACTACCAGGAGATGCTCGAGCTGGCGCAGTCAGGAGCTCAGGTGCTGCACCCGCGTGCCGTCGAGATCGGCGCCCGCTTCGAGGTCCCGATTCGCGTGCTATCTTCGTTCGCTGGCGGCGATGCCGGCGGTACGCTGATCACCCGGGTGATGCGCAACATGGAAGAGCTCTTTCTCAGCGGTCTCGCCTCCGAGTCCGACCACGCCCAACTGGTGCTGCGCGGCGTGCCGGCCGGGATGCCGCCCATGGCCGAGCTGCTCGAGCGGCTGGCCGGCGCGGAGGTCAGTGTGGACATGCTGGCGCAGGCGGACCGGCCCGACGGCCGGCGGCAGGTCCAGCTCTCGGTGCGGGACGCCGTGCTGCCGGAGGCGCGCAGCATCTGCGAGGCCTTCCTGGCCGAGGTCGGCGGCGAGGGACTCGAGGTGCGCCCCGGCCTGGCGCGGATCGCCCTGGTGGGGAGCGGCATGACGGGGCGGCCCGGCGTCTACGCCCGCGCCTACCGGGCTTTGCGCGATGCGGGAATCGAGGTGCATGGCCTCTCCGCCTCGGCTATCTCGATTGCCCTGCTCGTGGACGCGCGCCACGAGGATGCCGCGCTGCGCGTGCTCCACCAGGCCTTCCGCCTGGCACCAGCAACGCCATGA
- a CDS encoding MCE family protein, whose product MTRRAEVVVGAAILLGLLLIGFGTFWLKGGRFGREERVVYARFREIGLLLEGNAVKLRGVPIGEVEDVVLEEGGNGVLVSLRIDDQVSLPDDPVVLLSPESMFGDWKAEIVPRSRYPRFVYAEAADPDVLPGYSLPDIGQITQVADRIAENLAVLSERVQIAFTEETAVRLRTAIENIQEVSEQLTGLVQRQQRTLDALAGDLASTTQTLEQAAEAVRGVAAQVEAAVAGGQLAGIVTNIQAATAQVDSLTGALVLLSNDFRSAIGSVDSAFQSLEVITGAAAQGRGTLGRMLQDTTLYGQIVQTNTMVQALIKDFQANPRKYINLSIF is encoded by the coding sequence GTGACTCGCCGGGCCGAAGTCGTGGTCGGCGCCGCCATCCTGCTCGGGCTCCTGCTCATTGGATTCGGCACGTTCTGGCTCAAAGGCGGCAGGTTCGGCCGCGAAGAGCGAGTGGTCTATGCGCGCTTCCGGGAAATCGGCCTGCTGCTCGAGGGCAATGCCGTGAAGCTGCGCGGCGTGCCCATCGGCGAGGTCGAGGACGTCGTGCTCGAGGAGGGGGGGAACGGCGTGCTCGTCTCCTTGCGCATCGACGACCAGGTGAGCCTCCCCGATGACCCCGTCGTCCTGCTGTCGCCCGAGTCCATGTTCGGCGATTGGAAGGCGGAGATCGTCCCCCGCAGCCGCTACCCCCGCTTTGTCTACGCCGAAGCCGCCGATCCCGACGTGCTGCCCGGCTACTCGCTGCCGGACATCGGGCAAATCACGCAGGTGGCCGACCGCATTGCCGAGAACCTGGCCGTGCTCAGCGAGCGCGTGCAGATCGCGTTCACGGAGGAGACCGCCGTCCGCCTGCGCACGGCCATCGAGAACATTCAGGAGGTCAGCGAGCAGCTCACCGGGCTGGTGCAGCGCCAGCAGCGAACCCTGGATGCGCTGGCCGGCGACCTCGCCTCCACCACCCAGACGCTGGAACAGGCTGCGGAGGCCGTGCGCGGCGTGGCTGCGCAGGTCGAGGCGGCCGTGGCCGGCGGCCAGCTCGCCGGCATTGTCACCAACATCCAGGCCGCCACCGCTCAGGTGGATTCGCTCACGGGCGCGCTGGTGCTGCTCAGCAACGACTTCCGCTCCGCCATCGGCTCCGTGGACAGCGCCTTCCAGTCGCTCGAGGTCATCACGGGCGCGGCGGCACAGGGGCGGGGTACGCTGGGCCGCATGCTGCAGGATACGACGCTGTACGGCCAGATCGTGCAGACCAATACCATGGTGCAGGCGTTGATCAAGGACTTCCAGGCCAACCCCCGGAAGTACATCAATCTCTCGATCTTTTGA
- a CDS encoding ATP-binding cassette domain-containing protein has protein sequence MVVIGYSGSGKSVLLKTIVGLLRPDAGTVLVDGQEVLRLGRDQLYELRRRAGYVFQFAALFDSMSVADNVAMGLRRVPGMGEAAIRERVEEALRLVELEGFQDRFPAQLSGGQRKRAGLARAIASRPKYLLYDEPTTGLDPVTTAVIDALILKLEHELGVTSVVITHDMRSAYRVGNQIAMLYQGRIRFVGSPAEIQAVTDPVVRAFIEGRPELAQEAA, from the coding sequence ATGGTCGTGATCGGCTACTCCGGCTCAGGCAAATCGGTGCTCCTCAAGACCATCGTCGGCCTGCTCCGGCCGGATGCGGGCACGGTGCTGGTCGATGGTCAAGAAGTGCTGCGTCTGGGCCGCGACCAGCTATACGAGCTGAGGCGCCGCGCCGGCTACGTCTTCCAATTCGCGGCGCTGTTCGATTCCATGAGCGTCGCCGATAATGTGGCCATGGGGCTGCGCCGCGTGCCCGGTATGGGCGAGGCGGCGATCCGGGAGCGGGTGGAGGAGGCGCTGCGGCTGGTCGAGCTCGAGGGGTTCCAGGATCGCTTTCCCGCCCAGCTTTCGGGCGGGCAGCGCAAACGCGCGGGGCTGGCCCGCGCCATTGCCAGCCGGCCCAAGTACCTGCTCTATGACGAGCCTACCACGGGATTGGATCCCGTCACGACGGCGGTCATTGACGCGCTGATCTTGAAGCTCGAGCACGAGCTGGGCGTGACCAGCGTGGTCATCACCCACGACATGAGGAGCGCATACCGGGTGGGCAACCAGATCGCCATGCTGTACCAGGGGCGGATCCGCTTTGTCGGCTCACCGGCGGAGATCCAGGCGGTGACGGACCCCGTGGTCCGCGCCTTCATCGAAGGCAGGCCGGAGCTGGCGCAGGAGGCGGCGTGA